In a genomic window of bacterium:
- a CDS encoding fibronectin type III domain-containing protein: MKIRKPTIIATLFLTLGVIFGLGIGDAEAGVNVTFNPSRTALSPGETFWVTVDVDQVDSPMSSVHLNAVEFDATRLEVKAYEVGDLMTRPGTYVGGYVDNEPNWQGKGYANLLVRESGTSPVGVTGSGSVVKVKFQVRSGVSGTAKIGLTAEPQNPLVSYRIFLKEVSGKEIPVDSITPTTVQIMGPPSPPTNLTATTVSSSQIRLNWTDSSDNEDVFVIERKAPGASSYSEVTTVSANTEEWFDTGLAPNIQYCYRVKARNAVGDSNASNESCATTQDVAPSNPTGLTATSKSTSRIDLAWNDLANEAGYAIQARTATTSFADIDTVSANTTSYSHTGLSTNTTYYYQIRAFNAIGVSGYSSTAEATTYDNPPTAPTGLVLSGVTANKIDFNWTDNSNNEAGFEIERKTETQPSYSLIDTVGAGVTNFSNTGLDPNTHYYYRVRAWSVNIAGDKNWSPYSNAADTTTLDIPPNAPSGLRATPNSSSQITLDWTDNSNNETGFKIERRTAATSFTEIGASSANVNQFIDTGLSPNTIYYYQVRAYNNAGNSGYSNTALATTNDVPPAPPGNLQAAAISDSRIDLFWADNSGNEDGFIIERGSAEGGPFSKVGEVDTGTTTYSNTGLTPRTTYYYRVKAYNGLGHSAPSNVANATTNDTFPAAPSNLSLSDTGIYSLRLNWSDNANNETGFRIERKTAGGAYIPVAEIPAANTTTYLDTGLNPETTYTYRVRAYNGAGNSGYSNEASGTTLPSHYTLTVSSIYGSPAPGVGPHSYASGASVTASVSSPVINGTTRYVCTGWTGTGSVPASGGGTTVTFNITQTSTIAWQWRVEYQLLTAVNNPEWGEISPTSGGWYEADTQVTITATPKTGYTFSGWAGHLSGSTNPASLTMNGPKSVAANFTSGGGPTGQCGLTVVSIYGSPSPGVGTHSYDSGTFLTASVTSPVSGGAGIQYVCTGWTGTGSVPASGADTSVFFNLTQDSTITWNWKTEYYLTTSVNPSGAGGVTPSSGWYKAGETVNLAAVPEGCFTFLGWTGDLSGPTNPSPLSMNGPRSVAANFSGRMCHGADDNCDDQIDNWELLDHIDRWANNQVDNWDLLDAIDIWTRGSGACSAPASVPAFSPPLFRSPPRASSNPQVTVIRTLDCSSETAIGGELAVDVDESNKPKGIIIEEYIPVNWTLISSNPDPDVFNPATGKVSWVFYGSGITDRTITYQVQVGSGSKGFRGQVFYNDPTGTPITRDIEGDTSCEEEVTLTVVSPYDSPSPAAGVHSYSPGTSVTASVTSPVSGPAGTRYVCMGWIGTGSVPSSGSNTSLTFTINQDSTLTWNWKTEYYLTTSVSPAGGGTISPSSGWYESGQSVALTAVPASGYHFSGWSGDLSGMTNPTSLIMSGPKSVTANFNRPPVANAGSDQTVGLGSLVVLDGSLSSDPDGNPLTYQWTQTAGPAVTLSNPTAQKPTFTPLTPDRYHFRLVVNDGQLDSNPDEVIITVTACVNQYALTVSSAYDSPSPSTGTHCYPPGTPITASVTSPVSDGTGVRYVCTGWTGTGSVPVSGPGTSIDFTITQDSTITWHWKTEYQLTTSVNPGGAGTISPAAGWYEEGIILAVKAIPSTGYAFTAWSGDLSGSNSSTSLTMNLPKTITANFQLVQLMVVSLNAPAEVIYDSAFTAAVNINQISSLDHGNIQLDFDSNLFKLLSLDKGSLISGASSISSLSGAWFFFDLPEGPGVSGAGTLMEAKFKAIGPPSSVGKIDISDISLGDAAGQEIVVNSVVGTEVKIKIIDDKPAPPTNLKGEVISLTRIDLSWSDNSTNEAGFEIEQKKGTGGYSWLATISAGVTFYSDQPLSPETTYCYRVRAYNNHGYSDWSNERCATTTEMPPPKPTNLKAAAVSPNQIDLTWNENSANNERGFKVERSLTGGGAGFSQIGEVSANVTVYQDQGLNPKTTYFYRVKAWNNQGDSPYSSEASATTLRETGLKINAPETVVTQASFKAVVEVTAVDDLSLVSFRMSFDPTVLRLISTEAGDLISSLNPTISSTNASGKSTLWINIPGGVSGSGGLVKFGFEAIGAVGDSSRIELDSLMLVDKAGSNIQVDSVRPVQVTITGSPPPSPTNLSVTRFGQNSITLAWQDNAYNETGFILERKTSPYAVIAILPANITTYTDRGLSPGTLYYYRVKAYNDFGESGYSNEVTPTCCPSLPVPPTHLTAAIISSRQVELGWWDNSDNEAGFKIERSLATSGLYSEIAAVPTNVKSYIDTGVSPCISYSYRVKAYNEAGDSDYSNETTITAQGSPESPLGLTGEAVSFTQVNLSWPDSDNEAGYKIERSQKGTSFTQIGIVDANVTSYSDSGLNPEVAYCYRVRAYNECGESNYTNEVCLTTGVMVKVVAPATVSYGTTFEASIEVSHVTSLDILRFKLEFNPSVLQVVPPVNKGTLTSPVVEPMANIQNGEGWLMAIINLPGTAGVSGEGSVAIIEFKAIGTNGAVSELQLPEFNMGDSLTNPIPIGEIIPARVEVIGGPPQSPYNLKATAISETGIELAWQSRPGDKLGFIIEKRKLGETFGELTRLPANVTTYTDSNLESETTYCYQVKAYNNYGESGLSNEACAITPGPLAPPDNLSAAAESSSQIRLNWMDNSTNETGFKIERRKKGSNIWNQIGATPANATTYLDSGLESETTYYYQVRAYEGARHSGYSNEASATTPGSLPAAPDNLRGQEVLHNQIKITWRDNSTNETGFKIEKRTGAAGSFDQIDTVFAGVTVYQDTDVNPETSYYYRVRAYNQGGDSAYSNIVSLQTPPSPPVPPSDLTANAVSSSRIDLFWQDNSLNEDGFKIERRLDLPDNWVQIKKVGAEVNQYHDIEVSHSTTYYYRVRASSDKTGDSEYSNIASVATSPLPEISPVKLAFASDRTGDYEVYLMDDNGGAVTQLTDAPEAQDWQPAISPDGTKVVFVSDREGSYDIYLMGAGGTSLTRLTSDPAEDIEPAFSPDGTQIVFSSNRDGDYEIYWLKVNDPEPPTQLTQNTAQDHSPAFSPDGTQILFVSDQDGNNEIYTMDVNGYGVSPLTSTNYPVDNSQPCFSPDGARIAFSSNQNGNDEIYVIDSNGENLENITNRSSADMDAAFSPNGNLIAFTSDRDGHQEIYLINIAQGGEPKNLTNHSARDIHPSFGLAGLPMAPANLSLRKVEDSQVELQWQDRSIDEQEFVIERRIEGGSYSQRAAVGPGITTYLDSVTPKIDYCYQVRAKNEYGASEPSNEVCLSDCCLAPNPPAGLSAEVVSDRRIKLTWTDNSDNESHFKIERSRNGNDYYTLSVVGANETTYNDSDFDPGSDYYYQVRAVNAQGESDPSNEALAKVALPPPTNLTGKRLSDRQVKLTWQDNSEDPEEDGFSIERKTEGGRYAELAAVGRDETTYQDTGLEAEKAYYYRVRAYDNLGRRSKHSNEVKVPLFSEALPVSNGLMVYPNPFFYREHNQLTFEGDISVGGKIWIYTPAGELAQTLSIDTLEDNNANGQKVFTWINPTNEQGERLASGIYIYLLKGPKGKAIGKLAVVH; the protein is encoded by the coding sequence ATGAAGATTAGAAAACCGACGATAATAGCTACCTTATTCTTAACTTTAGGGGTCATTTTTGGTTTAGGGATAGGCGATGCCGAGGCAGGCGTCAATGTCACCTTTAACCCCTCCCGCACGGCTCTCTCACCAGGAGAGACCTTCTGGGTCACCGTGGATGTGGATCAGGTTGACAGCCCTATGTCCAGTGTCCATCTTAATGCCGTGGAGTTTGATGCCACCCGTCTTGAGGTCAAGGCTTACGAGGTGGGAGATCTGATGACCAGACCAGGGACCTATGTAGGCGGTTATGTTGACAATGAGCCAAATTGGCAGGGGAAAGGCTACGCTAACCTTCTTGTCCGTGAGTCGGGAACTTCTCCGGTGGGCGTCACCGGGTCCGGCTCGGTGGTCAAGGTAAAGTTTCAGGTAAGATCTGGGGTTAGCGGAACCGCCAAGATAGGTCTGACGGCAGAGCCTCAGAACCCTCTTGTTTCCTACAGGATTTTTCTAAAGGAGGTCTCTGGTAAAGAAATACCGGTCGATTCTATAACGCCTACTACGGTTCAGATTATGGGCCCACCTTCGCCGCCAACCAATCTGACGGCCACCACCGTGTCGAGCAGCCAGATCAGACTAAACTGGACAGACTCCTCGGATAATGAGGACGTCTTTGTTATTGAAAGGAAAGCTCCCGGGGCGTCATCCTATAGTGAAGTGACTACTGTCTCTGCTAATACGGAAGAATGGTTTGATACGGGTTTAGCTCCCAACATTCAATATTGTTACCGGGTAAAGGCCCGTAATGCGGTGGGTGATTCAAATGCCTCCAACGAGTCATGTGCCACCACCCAGGACGTGGCCCCCTCCAACCCTACCGGGCTGACGGCTACCTCTAAATCAACCAGTCGAATCGATCTGGCCTGGAATGATCTTGCTAATGAGGCGGGCTATGCCATTCAGGCCAGAACAGCCACAACTTCCTTTGCCGACATAGATACTGTTTCGGCCAACACCACTTCTTACTCTCATACCGGCCTTTCTACCAATACTACTTACTATTACCAGATACGGGCCTTTAATGCTATTGGTGTTTCCGGGTATTCCTCGACCGCGGAGGCCACCACTTACGATAATCCGCCCACCGCACCAACCGGCCTGGTTCTTTCCGGTGTTACGGCTAACAAGATAGATTTCAACTGGACGGATAATTCAAATAATGAAGCCGGCTTTGAGATCGAAAGAAAGACAGAGACCCAACCCTCTTACAGTTTGATAGATACGGTGGGCGCTGGAGTAACCAACTTCAGCAACACCGGCCTTGATCCTAATACCCATTATTACTACAGGGTCAGGGCCTGGAGTGTGAATATCGCCGGAGATAAGAATTGGTCCCCTTATTCCAATGCGGCTGATACCACCACCCTAGATATCCCACCTAATGCCCCCAGCGGATTGAGGGCCACCCCTAATTCAAGCAGCCAGATCACCCTTGATTGGACCGATAACTCGAATAATGAAACCGGTTTTAAGATCGAACGCCGAACAGCCGCTACCTCCTTTACGGAAATAGGCGCTTCTTCAGCTAATGTGAATCAATTTATTGATACAGGTCTTTCTCCAAATACAATTTACTACTATCAGGTCAGGGCCTATAACAACGCTGGGAATTCAGGTTATTCTAATACGGCCTTGGCTACGACTAACGATGTCCCACCTGCCCCACCCGGCAACCTCCAGGCGGCGGCTATTTCAGACAGTCGAATTGATCTTTTTTGGGCAGACAACTCCGGTAATGAGGATGGCTTTATTATTGAGAGGGGTTCGGCTGAGGGCGGTCCTTTTTCTAAGGTTGGCGAGGTAGATACGGGAACAACTACTTACAGCAATACGGGGCTTACTCCCAGAACCACTTATTACTACCGGGTAAAAGCCTATAATGGCCTCGGCCACTCGGCTCCCTCGAATGTGGCCAACGCCACGACTAATGACACCTTTCCCGCGGCCCCGTCCAATCTTAGCCTTTCTGATACTGGCATTTACTCCCTCAGGCTTAATTGGTCGGACAATGCTAATAATGAGACCGGTTTCCGGATCGAGAGAAAGACGGCCGGGGGTGCCTATATTCCAGTAGCCGAGATACCGGCGGCCAATACTACCACTTATCTTGATACGGGCCTTAATCCGGAGACAACTTATACCTACCGGGTCAGGGCCTATAATGGGGCGGGCAACTCGGGTTATTCCAACGAGGCCTCAGGGACTACCCTTCCCTCTCACTACACCCTTACGGTCAGCTCTATTTATGGAAGTCCGGCGCCGGGTGTAGGCCCTCATTCTTATGCTTCAGGGGCCTCAGTCACGGCTTCGGTTAGTTCGCCAGTTATTAATGGCACCACCCGCTATGTCTGCACCGGTTGGACCGGCACAGGTTCAGTCCCGGCCAGCGGAGGTGGCACCACCGTTACTTTCAATATTACCCAGACTTCGACTATTGCCTGGCAGTGGCGGGTTGAATACCAGCTCCTCACCGCCGTAAACAACCCTGAGTGGGGAGAGATATCACCAACCTCTGGAGGGTGGTATGAAGCCGACACCCAGGTCACTATCACCGCTACCCCAAAGACAGGCTATACTTTTTCGGGTTGGGCTGGCCACCTTTCTGGTTCGACCAATCCTGCTTCTCTGACTATGAACGGTCCCAAGTCAGTCGCCGCCAATTTCACCTCAGGCGGAGGCCCAACCGGTCAATGCGGGCTGACGGTCGTTTCTATCTATGGGAGCCCTTCGCCTGGTGTGGGAACTCATTCGTATGACAGTGGCACTTTTCTCACTGCCTCGGTTACCTCACCAGTAAGTGGCGGAGCCGGGATTCAATATGTCTGCACCGGCTGGACCGGAACCGGTTCTGTCCCGGCCAGCGGCGCTGACACAAGTGTTTTCTTTAACCTCACTCAAGATTCTACCATCACCTGGAACTGGAAGACAGAGTACTATTTGACCACCTCAGTTAATCCGTCAGGGGCCGGAGGTGTCACTCCCTCTTCTGGTTGGTATAAGGCGGGGGAGACGGTTAACTTGGCGGCTGTGCCTGAGGGATGCTTTACCTTCTTGGGGTGGACGGGCGACCTCTCCGGCCCAACCAATCCAAGCCCTCTGAGTATGAACGGCCCCAGGTCAGTCGCCGCCAACTTTAGCGGCCGCATGTGTCACGGGGCTGACGATAACTGTGATGATCAGATAGATAACTGGGAGCTGTTAGACCATATTGACCGGTGGGCGAATAACCAGGTGGATAATTGGGACTTACTTGATGCCATTGATATCTGGACCAGAGGGAGTGGGGCTTGTTCGGCCCCTGCCTCTGTTCCTGCCTTCTCTCCACCGCTTTTTAGAAGTCCTCCAAGGGCTTCATCGAACCCTCAGGTTACCGTTATCAGAACCCTGGATTGTTCCTCTGAGACCGCCATAGGGGGAGAGCTGGCCGTGGATGTTGATGAGTCTAACAAACCTAAGGGGATCATCATCGAGGAGTATATCCCGGTTAACTGGACTCTAATTTCTTCCAACCCTGACCCTGATGTCTTTAACCCCGCCACTGGCAAAGTGAGCTGGGTTTTCTATGGTTCCGGAATAACTGATCGGACTATCACTTACCAGGTTCAGGTAGGAAGTGGCAGCAAGGGCTTCAGGGGGCAGGTGTTTTACAATGACCCGACCGGGACCCCAATAACCAGGGATATCGAGGGAGATACCTCCTGCGAAGAAGAAGTTACCCTGACCGTTGTTTCTCCCTACGACAGCCCCTCGCCTGCAGCCGGAGTCCATTCTTATTCCCCGGGGACATCGGTGACCGCTTCGGTGACCTCTCCCGTAAGCGGCCCGGCCGGCACCCGTTATGTCTGTATGGGTTGGATAGGCACTGGCTCAGTGCCGAGCAGTGGCAGTAATACCAGCCTCACTTTTACCATTAATCAGGATTCCACTCTAACCTGGAACTGGAAGACAGAATACTATCTGACCACCTCGGTTAGTCCAGCCGGGGGAGGGACCATTAGCCCTTCCTCAGGCTGGTATGAAAGTGGTCAATCGGTGGCCCTAACGGCTGTGCCGGCGAGCGGCTATCATTTTTCCGGCTGGAGCGGTGATCTCTCCGGGATGACTAATCCGACTAGTCTAATTATGTCCGGTCCTAAATCAGTTACCGCTAACTTTAACCGTCCGCCGGTGGCTAATGCCGGTTCGGATCAAACGGTTGGTCTTGGGAGCCTGGTTGTTTTAGATGGTTCCTTAAGCAGTGATCCGGATGGTAATCCCCTCACCTATCAATGGACCCAAACCGCTGGACCAGCAGTTACCCTTTCTAATCCCACTGCTCAGAAGCCAACCTTTACCCCATTAACACCCGACCGCTACCATTTTCGATTAGTCGTCAATGACGGTCAACTGGACAGCAATCCGGATGAGGTAATTATCACGGTAACGGCCTGTGTCAACCAGTATGCCCTTACGGTATCTTCCGCTTATGACAGCCCGTCTCCTTCCACAGGGACACATTGTTACCCTCCGGGGACACCGATTACCGCTTCAGTAACCTCGCCGGTCAGCGACGGGACTGGTGTTCGCTATGTCTGCACCGGCTGGACCGGAACCGGTTCTGTCCCGGTCAGCGGCCCCGGAACAAGCATCGATTTTACTATCACTCAAGATTCAACCATCACATGGCATTGGAAAACTGAATATCAGCTAACTACTTCAGTTAACCCTGGCGGGGCCGGGACCATATCCCCGGCCGCCGGCTGGTATGAAGAGGGAATAATTTTAGCGGTCAAGGCCATTCCCTCTACCGGCTATGCCTTTACCGCCTGGAGCGGCGATCTTTCCGGATCAAACAGTTCTACTTCTTTGACCATGAATCTTCCGAAAACCATCACGGCCAACTTTCAACTAGTGCAGCTTATGGTGGTCAGCCTTAATGCCCCGGCTGAGGTTATTTACGACAGCGCTTTCACAGCCGCCGTAAATATAAATCAGATAAGCTCCCTTGATCACGGGAATATCCAGCTTGACTTTGACTCTAATCTTTTTAAACTTCTCTCCTTAGATAAGGGGAGTTTGATCTCGGGGGCCAGTTCAATCAGCAGCCTGTCAGGCGCCTGGTTTTTCTTTGATCTGCCTGAGGGCCCTGGGGTAAGCGGAGCCGGAACCTTGATGGAGGCAAAGTTCAAGGCCATTGGACCGCCCTCCTCGGTAGGTAAGATTGATATCTCGGACATCTCGCTGGGAGATGCGGCCGGTCAGGAGATAGTAGTAAACTCTGTGGTGGGGACGGAGGTGAAGATAAAGATTATTGATGATAAGCCTGCTCCGCCGACTAACCTTAAGGGGGAGGTCATTTCCCTGACCAGGATCGATCTGAGCTGGTCGGATAATTCAACTAATGAAGCCGGCTTTGAGATTGAACAAAAAAAAGGCACAGGCGGATATAGCTGGCTGGCCACTATCTCCGCTGGGGTTACTTTCTATTCTGATCAGCCTTTGTCTCCGGAGACTACTTACTGTTATCGGGTGAGGGCTTATAACAACCATGGCTATTCAGACTGGTCAAATGAGAGGTGTGCCACTACCACCGAGATGCCTCCGCCAAAACCGACCAATCTCAAGGCGGCGGCTGTTTCGCCTAACCAGATTGATCTGACCTGGAATGAAAATTCGGCTAATAACGAGCGGGGGTTCAAGGTAGAACGGAGTCTTACGGGCGGTGGGGCGGGATTTTCTCAAATTGGTGAGGTGTCGGCCAATGTGACCGTCTATCAGGACCAGGGGCTTAATCCCAAGACCACCTATTTTTATCGGGTCAAGGCCTGGAACAATCAAGGCGATTCGCCTTATTCCAGTGAGGCCTCAGCCACTACCCTTAGAGAAACCGGGCTCAAGATTAATGCCCCTGAGACTGTAGTTACTCAGGCCAGCTTTAAGGCCGTGGTAGAAGTGACGGCGGTTGATGATCTGAGTCTGGTCAGCTTCCGGATGAGCTTTGACCCAACTGTCCTTCGGCTTATTTCCACGGAGGCGGGGGATTTGATATCTTCCCTCAATCCAACTATCAGTTCTACTAATGCCTCAGGCAAAAGCACCCTCTGGATCAATATCCCCGGCGGGGTAAGCGGCTCTGGAGGATTGGTCAAGTTCGGTTTTGAGGCCATAGGGGCCGTCGGAGACTCAAGCCGGATCGAACTGGATAGCCTAATGTTAGTAGATAAGGCGGGTAGTAATATTCAGGTTGATTCGGTCCGGCCGGTCCAGGTGACCATAACCGGCAGCCCACCGCCTTCACCCACTAATTTGAGCGTAACTAGATTTGGGCAGAATAGTATCACCCTCGCCTGGCAGGACAACGCCTATAATGAAACAGGCTTTATTCTCGAAAGAAAAACCTCTCCTTATGCGGTGATAGCTATTCTCCCCGCTAACATCACTACTTATACCGATAGGGGTCTTTCTCCCGGTACTCTTTACTATTATCGGGTCAAGGCCTACAATGATTTTGGTGAATCCGGTTATTCCAATGAAGTTACACCTACCTGCTGCCCTTCTTTACCTGTTCCCCCAACCCATCTTACGGCGGCGATTATATCCAGCCGCCAGGTGGAGCTGGGGTGGTGGGACAATTCTGATAACGAAGCTGGTTTTAAGATCGAAAGAAGCCTAGCCACCAGTGGACTATATTCTGAGATAGCCGCTGTTCCCACCAACGTCAAAAGTTACATAGATACGGGCGTATCACCCTGTATCTCTTATTCTTACCGGGTCAAGGCTTACAACGAGGCTGGTGATTCTGATTATTCTAATGAGACCACTATTACCGCTCAGGGGAGTCCTGAATCTCCCTTAGGGCTGACAGGAGAGGCGGTCTCATTTACCCAGGTAAATCTTTCCTGGCCGGATTCAGATAATGAGGCCGGATATAAGATTGAAAGAAGCCAAAAGGGAACCAGCTTTACTCAGATAGGCATAGTGGACGCTAATGTCACTTCTTACAGCGACAGCGGACTTAACCCAGAGGTGGCTTATTGCTACCGAGTTAGGGCCTATAATGAATGCGGAGAATCAAACTATACTAATGAAGTGTGTCTCACCACGGGCGTGATGGTCAAAGTCGTAGCTCCAGCCACTGTTTCCTATGGAACTACCTTTGAAGCCTCAATAGAGGTCAGCCATGTGACCAGCCTGGATATTCTCCGGTTTAAATTGGAATTTAACCCCTCTGTCCTCCAGGTGGTTCCTCCGGTAAACAAAGGAACGTTAACCTCTCCGGTAGTGGAACCTATGGCTAACATTCAAAATGGAGAGGGGTGGCTGATGGCCATCATTAATCTGCCCGGAACGGCGGGCGTAAGCGGAGAAGGTTCAGTGGCCATAATAGAATTTAAAGCGATAGGGACTAATGGAGCCGTAAGTGAGCTTCAATTACCGGAATTTAATATGGGAGATAGTCTCACCAATCCAATCCCTATTGGGGAAATCATTCCAGCCCGGGTGGAGGTAATAGGCGGGCCACCTCAGTCCCCTTACAATCTAAAGGCCACCGCCATATCAGAAACTGGAATTGAGCTTGCCTGGCAGAGCCGCCCTGGAGATAAGCTCGGTTTTATTATTGAAAAGAGAAAGTTAGGTGAGACCTTCGGTGAACTAACCCGGCTGCCGGCTAATGTGACGACTTATACTGACTCCAACCTTGAATCTGAAACGACTTACTGCTATCAAGTCAAGGCCTACAATAACTATGGTGAGTCTGGTCTGTCCAATGAGGCCTGTGCTATTACGCCGGGACCGTTGGCGCCGCCGGATAATCTCTCGGCCGCGGCTGAATCAAGTAGTCAGATCAGGCTCAATTGGATGGATAATTCTACTAATGAGACCGGATTTAAGATCGAAAGGCGAAAAAAGGGCAGTAATATCTGGAATCAAATAGGCGCTACTCCGGCTAATGCCACGACCTATTTAGACAGCGGTCTGGAATCAGAGACCACTTATTACTACCAGGTCAGGGCTTATGAGGGGGCCAGGCATTCGGGGTATTCCAATGAGGCCTCGGCCACCACGCCTGGTTCTCTGCCGGCGGCGCCGGACAATTTGCGGGGACAGGAAGTGCTTCATAACCAGATAAAGATAACCTGGCGGGATAATTCGACTAATGAAACAGGTTTTAAGATTGAGAAGAGAACAGGGGCGGCCGGGTCATTTGACCAAATAGATACTGTCTTTGCCGGGGTGACTGTTTATCAGGATACTGATGTTAATCCGGAGACTTCATATTACTATCGGGTCAGGGCCTACAATCAAGGGGGGGATTCGGCCTATTCCAATATAGTTTCTCTTCAGACCCCGCCGTCACCTCCAGTGCCGCCCAGTGACCTTACGGCAAACGCTGTTTCCAGCAGCCGGATAGATCTTTTCTGGCAGGATAATTCCCTGAATGAAGACGGCTTTAAGATCGAACGACGTCTTGACCTGCCCGATAACTGGGTTCAGATCAAAAAGGTGGGGGCGGAGGTAAATCAATATCACGATATTGAGGTAAGCCATTCTACAACTTATTACTATCGAGTGAGGGCCTCCAGTGATAAAACAGGCGATTCCGAATATTCCAACATAGCTTCGGTTGCCACGTCTCCTTTGCCAGAAATCTCCCCGGTCAAGTTGGCCTTTGCCTCGGATAGAACAGGGGATTATGAAGTCTACCTGATGGATGATAATGGGGGGGCAGTGACTCAACTGACTGATGCACCCGAGGCCCAGGATTGGCAGCCGGCCATCTCTCCCGATGGAACTAAAGTGGTCTTTGTTTCCGATCGAGAAGGTAGTTATGATATCTACTTGATGGGGGCGGGAGGGACCAGCTTGACAAGATTAACCAGTGATCCGGCTGAGGATATTGAGCCTGCCTTTTCGCCTGATGGAACTCAGATAGTCTTCAGCTCCAATCGGGATGGTGATTATGAGATCTATTGGCTGAAGGTGAACGATCCAGAGCCGCCGACCCAGTTGACCCAAAATACAGCCCAGGATCATTCGCCTGCCTTTTCCCCTGATGGCACTCAGATTCTCTTTGTCTCTGATCAGGATGGCAACAACGAGATCTATACTATGGATGTGAATGGCTATGGGGTTTCCCCCTTAACCTCCACTAACTATCCGGTGGATAACTCTCAGCCGTGTTTTTCCCCGGATGGCGCCAGGATCGCCTTTAGCTCTAACCAAAACGGGAATGACGAAATCTATGTAATAGATAGTAACGGCGAAAATCTGGAAAATATAACCAACCGTTCATCGGCTGATATGGATGCCGCCTTTTCGCCCAACGGAAATCTGATTGCCTTCACCTCTGATCGTGACGGCCACCAGGAGATATATCTTATCAATATCGCCCAGGGGGGAGAGCCGAAGAATCTGACTAACCACTCGGCCAGGGATATTCACCCATCTTTTGGCCTGGCTGGTTTACCTATGGCTCCGGCAAATCTCTCCCTCCGGAAGGTAGAGGATAGCCAGGTTGAACTCCAGTGGCAGGATAGATCCATTGATGAGCAAGAGTTTGTCATCGAAAGAAGGATCGAGGGCGGGTCTTACTCTCAGAGAGCGGCGGTCGGTCCTGGGATTACCACTTACCTGGATTCTGTTACTCCAAAGATCGACTACTGTTATCAGGTTAGGGCCAAAAATGAATACGGCGCCTCAGAGCCATCCAATGAGGTCTGCCTTTCTGACTGCTGTTTGGCTCCGAATCCACCGGCCGGTCTTTCAGCCGAGGTTGTATCAGACCGCCGGATTAAGTTGACCTGGACTGATAATTCTGATAATGAGAGCCACTTTAAGATTGAGCGAAGTAGAAACGGAAACGATTACTACACGCTGTCCGTGGTGGGCGCTAATGAGACTACTTACAATGATTCGGATTTTGACCCGGGGTCTGACTACTATTACCAGGTCAGGGCGGTAAATGCTCAGGGAGAATCCGATCCGTCAAACGAAGCCTTGGCTAAGGTCGCTCTCCCGCCTCCCACCAATCTCACGGGGAAGCGTTTATCAGACCGTCAGGTTAAACTAACCTGGCAGGATAACTCGGAAGATCCTGAAGAAGACGGTTTTTCCATTGAAAGAAAGACTGAGGGGGGGAGGTATGCTGAGTTGGCTGCGGTAGGCCGGGATGAGACCACTTATCAGGACACCGGCCTGGAGGCGGAGAAAGCTTATTATTATCGGGTCAGGGCTTACGATAATTTGGGCAGGAGGTCAAAACATTCTAACGAGGTTAAGGTGCCACTTTTCTCAGAGGCGTTGCCAGTATCAAATGGTCTTATGGTTTATCCCAATCCTTTTTTTTATAGGGAACATAACCAGCTTACCTTTGAAGGCGATATTTCAGTCGGCGGTAAGATTTGGATTTATACGCCGGCGGGTGAATTAGCTCAAACCCTCTCTATTGATACCTTAGAAGATAACAATGCCAATGGGCAAAAGGTGTTTACCTGGATTAATCCAACTAATGAACAAGGCGAGAGACTGGCCAGCGGCATTTACATTTACCTCCTCAAAGGTCCAAAGGGTAAGGCCATAGGCAAATTGGCAGTCGTGCATTAA